In Bordetella genomosp. 11, the sequence CGCGGGCATTTCGACGATGGCGTGCTGCACGATGAAGCTGAAGGCGATGGTGATCATCGCCAGGTAGGGGCCTTTGACGCGCAGCGCGGGCAGCGCCAGCAGCGCACCGGCGGCGGCCGACAGCAGCGCGCCCACGCCCCAGGCGGGCCAGAAGCTCCAGCCGGCCTGCGTCGTCAGGACGGCGACCGTGTAGGCGCCCAGCGCGTAGAAACCGACGTGGCCGAAAGAGACCTGGCCGGTCAGCCCCAGCAGCACGTTCAGGCCGATGCCCACGATCGCGACCAGCGCCACGTTGGCCAGCACGAACACGTAGTAGCTGTTCAGCGTCGCGGCCAGCACCAGGCACAGTACCGCGGCCAGTACGGCGATGGGGATACCCGCGCGCTTCATGGGGCGAGGCTCCCGGCGCGGCGGCGCGCCCGACAGGGGTGGAATGCCGGGTGGAATGCGATGCTCATACCTTGCGTACTCCCGCCTGGCCCAGCAGGCCGTCCGGCCGCATCGCCAGCAGCACGATTACCAGGCCGAAGGTGATGATCTGGGTGTAGCCGGAACCGATGTAGGTGACGATCAGCGCTTCGGCGATGCCGAACAGCAGGCCGGCGGCCATCACGCCCCAGGCGCTGCCGATACCGCCCAGGATGGCGACGGCGAACGCCTTGATGCCGAACAGCGTGCCCATCTCCGCGCTGACGTTGAACAGCGGCGCGATCAGGATGCCGGCGATGCCGGCGAAGCAGGTGGAAAGGGCGAACGACGCGGTAATGGCGCGCCGTATCGGGATACCCATCAAGCGCGCGGCGTCGCGGTTCTGCGCCACGGCCAGCAGGGCCTTGCCCCATCGCGTGCGGCGCGACACCACATGCAGCGCGGCCGCCATGGCCAGGCCGACGGCGGGGATCACCAGATGCAGCGCATACACGCCCAGGCCGACGCCGCCCAGCGAAATCTGTTCGCCCACCAGCGGCGAGGGCAGGCTGCGCGGCTCCTTGCCGAAGGTGTGCATGACCACGTTGTCGAGCACGATGCCCAGCGCGACCGTGGACATCAGCCAGGCATTGGAGCCGCGGCTGGCGAAGGGCCGGACGGCCAGCGCCTCCACCGCCATGCCGTAGACCGCGCAGACGGCAAGGGCCAGCGGCACGGCCAGCCACATGGGCGCGCCCACGGACTGCGAGAAAGCGAAGCACAGCACCGCGCCCAGCATCACCGAACTGCCCTGGGCGAAGTTGACCGTGCCCGACACCGCGTAGGTCATGGTGAAGCCCAGCGCGACCACGCCGTACATGCTGCCCAGGCTGATCCCGGTAATGAGCGCGGAAAGTAGCTGCATCGTCGGTCCGGCGCGCGCGGGCCGGTCAGGGCTTCATGCCGACGGGCACGATGCGGTTGTCGATGAATTGCGCCCAGACATAGTCGTTTTCCGTAAGGGCATCGTGCTGGGTGGGGCTGAAGGGATGGGAGTAGGTCTTGATCAGGCCCTGGTATTGATCGATGGCGTAATAGCCCTTGCGGATGGCATCGCCGTCGGTCGATCCGGCCTTTGCGATGGCCAGCGCGGTCAGGCGCATGCCGTCGTAGGCATTGGCCACGCCCACCGCGGGCGTGATATCGCTGGGCTGCTTGATGTCCGGGTACTTGGCCTTCAGTTCCTTCACGACCTGCTCGCCCACGGGCGAGAGTTTGCCGTAGAAGCTATAGGTCTGGACGAAATGCACGTTGCTGGCGTTGGGGCCGCCCAGCTCGGTGAAGCGGCCGCCGGCCACGCCCCAGTGCGAGACGACCGGTACCTTCCAGCCCATGCGGTCCATGGACTTCACCACCTGTGCGGCGGGGCCGACGTTGGCCACCAGGAAAATCGTATCGGCGCCGGCCGCCTTCAGGCGGGTGAGCTGGGGCACGATGTCGACGTCGGTGGCTTCGAACTTCTCGCTGGCCACGGGGGCCATGCCTTTTTCCTTGAGCGCGGCGACCAGGCCCTTCTGGTTCGATTCGCCCCATGGGTTGTTGATCATCAGCAGCCCGAACTTCGACGTGTGGAAGGTCTTTTGGGCGTAGGCGAGCATGCCCTTGTCGACCAGTTCGTCGACGGCCGACACACGGAAGACGTAGTTGGGATCCGCGCCGTTGCGCGTGATGGCGGTGCCCGCGGCCCAGGGATTCATGAAGGGCACCTTGGCCTGGTTCGCGAGCGGCGCGATCGCCAGCGCCACCGGCGTATCGATGCCGCCGAAGAACACGGCGACCTTCTCGCGGTAGATCAGCTCGCGAGCGGCGGTCACGCCCTTGGCGGGATTGGATTCATCGTCGCGCCGCACCAGCACCAGCTGCCGCCCGCCGAGCAGGCCGCCTTGCGCATTGATCTCGTCGATGGCCGTCTGCAGGCCGCGCGTGATCGCCTCGCCCGACAGCGCGGACTGGCCAGAGAGCGCGGCGACGAGACCGATCTTGATGGGTTCGGCGCCCTGGACGGCGGGCAGCCAGCCCAGGCCGAACATGATGGCGGCGGTGGCTGCGGTGAATGTGCGGCGGGATGGACGGATCATGGTTTCCCCTGTGCTGGTCGGGATGCGGTTGGCGTATCGCCGTGCGTGGCGCCAGGGTGTAAATGCAACATCCATGCCAACATCGGCTGCGTATGCCATTCGCCACACGCCGAAATTTTTGTCGTCGATCGGCATTAATTTTTGTCGGCAAAAAATAGCCGGTTGGAGATAATGTCGCTGCATCGCGTGGCGCGCGCGGACGCGTGCCGGGCGCATCGATGCGCCAATACGGTGCGGCGCATGGCGCGATACGTGCATGACGCACCGCTTTGTCGCATCGGGGACGATGCGGCGCCGCGGCCATGGACGTGCCGCCGTCGCGGCGCGCGCCACGCCCTTCCGAGCCAAGCTAGAGGTCTTTCCGATGACGATGGTTTCCCGCTTCGACAAACCGGCCACGCACGACAGGTTCGACTATTCGCCCATCCATCAGCGTCCCGACTACCATTGGCCCGGCGGCGCGCGGCTGGCGGTCTACCTGGGGTTCAACATCGAGCATTTCGCCTTCGGCGAAGGACTGGGCGCGAAACTCGGCGCCGCGCTGGCGGAACCGGACGTGCTGAATTATTCGTGGCGCGAGTACGGCAACCGCGTGGGCGCGTGGCGCTGCCTGGAGCTGTTCGATGCGCTGGGCTTTCCCGCCGGCATCATCGCCAATACGTCCGTGTTCGACCATTGCGAAGGGCTTATCGAAGCGTGCATGCGGCGCGGCGACGAATTGATCGGCCACGGCCACACCAATTCGGATCACCAGAGCACGCTGTCCGAAGACCAGGAGCGCGCGCTCCTGGAGCATTGCCGCGATCGCATCGCCGCGCTGGGCGGCCGCGCCGACGGATGGCTGTCGCCCTGGATCGCCGAATCGCGCGTCACCACCGACCTGCTGGCGGAAACCGGTTACCGCTACACCTTGAACTGGGCCCACGACGACCAGCCGGTGCGCATGCGTACGCGCGGCGGCCAGCGCTTCTGGTCGATTCCCTATCCGCAGGAACTGAACGACATCCCGATGATCGTCGCGCGCCAGATGGACGCCAAGGACTTCGCCGGCATGATCGTCGACAACTTCGACGAGATGCGGCGGCAGTCGCGGCGGCAGCCGCTGGTGATGGGCATCGCGCTGCATCCCTATCTGGTCGGCCAGCCGTATCGGCTGCTGCATTTGCGCCGGGCGCTGGAGCACATCGCGCGGGCGCGCGACGACGGCGATATCTGGATCACGACGCCGGGCGCCATCTGCCGCCACGTCGACGCGCTGCCATGACGGCCGCGACAAGGAAATCCGCCGCGCCGCGGCCCCGCGGGCGGCCCAAGGTGCGTCCCGCCCGGCTGGTATCGGCCAGGGCGGCGGCCAGGGGCGACGAACAGGCCAACGACGGCGAGGAACGGGTCTACCAGGCCGTCCTGCAAAGCGTGCTGGGACAGCGGCTGAAGCCGGGCACCAAGCTGCCGGAGGCCGCGCTGTGCGAACTGTTCGGCGTCGGCCGCTCCCTGGTGCAGCGGGTGCTGCAGCGGCTGGCGCGCGATCACGTCGTCGAGCTGCGGCCCAACCGCGGCGCCGTCGTGGCGGTGCCCACGCCGGAGGAAGTCGGCAAGCTGTTCGAGGCCCGGCGCGCGCTGGAGGCCGCCATCGTGCCTTTGGTGGTGCTGCATGCCACGCGGGCGGACTACGCCATGCTGCGCCGGCATCTGCGCCAGGAGCACCAGGCCATGCGGCGTAGCGGGCAGGCGCAATGGGCTTTGCTGGCCAGCGCGTTCCACACCAAGCTGGCGGAGCTGTCGCGCAATCCCCTGCTGCAGCGGTATTTGATGGAAACGGTATCGCGCTGCGCGCTGGTGGTGGCGATCTACCAGCCCCCTGGCAATGCGACGTGCGAGCATGACGAGCATGCGCACGTGGTCGATCTGATCGAACGCGGCGAGACGGCCGCCGCCGTGCGCGCGATGGACCAGCACCTGCGCGACCTGGAGGCGCATATCAACATCGTCACGGAAACCGTGTCGGCCAGCCTGGCGGACATGCTGGGCCTGGCCTAGGCCCGCTCGACGCCGGCGGACAGGCCGGCGTCGGAAGGTCATTCGCCGGCGATCGCCGGCATGCCTTCGGCGAGCGGCTCGCAGACCTCGCGCAGCCCGGCGTGCAGCAGGCGCACGGCCGGCGAAAACTGCTTGCGATGCGGGCAGATCAGGTTAAGGGGCGCGGGCTCGCCGGCAACATGCGGCAGGATCACTTCCAGCCGCCCGGCGCGGACGTCGGCACCGACATCCAGCCAGGACTTGTACGCGATGCCCTGGCCGGCCAGGGCCCAACGGTGCACGGCGTCGCCGTCGTCGCATTGCATCGGCCCCGACACCGCCACGGTGCGGCGGCCGTCGCCTTCGCCGAAACGCCATTTGTCGTAGGGGCGGCCGTGCATCATGTAGACCAGGCAGGCGTGGGCGGCCAGGTCGTCCACACTGTGCGGCCGGCCATGGCGGGCCAGGTAGTCCGGCGCCGCGACCAGCACGCGCCGGTTGGCGGGCGCCAGCGGCAAGGCGACGAAGCTGGCGTCGCCGACGCGGCCATAGCGCAGTGCGACGTCCACGGGATCGCGAAAGACATCGGTGATCTGATCGGACAGGTATAGCCGCAGCACCAACCCGGGATGCTGCCGTCGAAAGCCCGTCAGCCAGGGCAGGATCAGATTGCGACCGATGTCCGAGGGGGCGGCGATCTGCAGCGTGCCCTGCAGCGCCGCATCGCAAGGCTGCAGGCGCTCGCCGCCTTCGCGCAGCGTGTCCAGCGCGCCGACCGCATAGGGCAGATACTGTTCGCCTTCGGCGGTCAGGCGCAGGCTGCGCGTGGAGCGGGCGAACAGGCGGATGCCCAGCTCCGCTTCCAGCCGCTTGATCGCCGCGCTGACCTGGCCGGGCAGCAGGTCGACTTCGCGGGCGGCATGCGAGAAACTGCCCAGCGCCGCGGCGCGCACGAACAGCGTAAGGTCGTCCAGGCGGATCATGTTTCCGTGCTTGTATGAGCGTTGGCGCATTGTGCCGCGTTTCCGCGCGGGCCGCTCCGCCGCCGGCGGATCCGAGTTATCGTCTCGGGTTGAATCACTGAGCCAGCAAACCCGGTGTCCCGACCGTCCCCGCCCTCCCTCCCGCCCGGCCTGATCGTCATCCACAGCAACCTGTCCGAGTCGCTGCGCGATGTGCTGGTCGGCTGGACGCGCGCCCATCCGCTGGGTCCGCTGGAGCGCGAGGTCGTGCTGGTGCAAAGCAGCGGCATCGCGCAATGGCTGAAGCTGGCGCTGGCGGCGGATCCCGCGGATGGCGCGGCGGGCGGCGGCGCGGGCATCGCCGCCGCCTTCGAATTCCTGCTGCCGTCCCGTTTCCTGTGGCGCGCCTACCGGGCGGTCCTGGGCGCCGCCGCGGTGCCGGAAGTGTCGCCCTTCGACAAGCCGCGCTTGATGTGGCGCCTGTTGCGCCTGTTGCCGGAAGTCATGGACCAGCCGGTGTACGCGCCCTTGCGGCGTTTCCTGCGCGACGATGCGGACTGCCGCAAACGCTACCAGCTGGCCGAGAGACTGGCCGACGTATTCGACCAGTACCAGGTCTATCGCGCCGACTGGCTGGCGGCGTGGGCCTCCGGCCGCGACACCTTGCCGCGCGACGGCGGCGCCGATCAGCCCTTGCCGCCTTCGCAGCGTTGGCAGGCGGCGCTATGGCGCGCCGTCCTGGACGACGTCAAGGCGCTGGCCGCGCCCATCGGCGCGGCGCCTTCCTCGGACGGCCGTGCCGCCGTGCACGACGCTTTCCTGCGCCGCGCCGCGGCCTGGCCGGACGACACGCCGGTACCGGGCCTGCCGCGCCGGATCATCGTTTTCGGTATTTCGACACTGCCGCGCCAATCGCTGGAGGTACTGGCGGTGCTGTCGCGCTGGACGCAGGTGCTGATGTGCGTGAACAACCCTTGCGAGCATTACTGGGCGGACATCATCGAAGGCAAGGACCTGCTGCGCGCGGGGCAGGCGCGGCAACGGCGCCGCGGCGGCAGTCCGGCGCGCATCGACGATAACGAACTGCACCTGCATGCGCATCCGCTGCTCGCGGCCTGGGGCAAGCAGGGCCGCGATTTCATCGGCCTGCTCGACGAACACGATAGCGCCGACGCGCGCGAGCGCCTGGCCGCCGCGCTGGGCGGCGAAGCGCGCCGCCTGGACCTGTTCGAATCGGCCGGCGACGATACGCTGCTGCGCCAGCTGCAGGACGACATCCGCGACCTCAGGCCCTTGCGGGAGACGCGGGCGCGCTGGCCCGGCGTGGATCCCGGCCGCGATGCGTCGATCCGTTTCCATGTCGCCCACAGCCGTCAGCGCGAGGTCGAAATCCTGCACGACCAGCTGCTGGCGGCCTTCGACCAGGACGCGACGCTGCGCCCGCGCGATGTCATCGTGATGGTTCCCGACATCGAAGCCTATGCGCCGCATATCCAGGCGGTCTTCGGCCTGCACGACCGCGACGATGCGCGCGCCATTCCCTACACCATCGCCGACCGCGTCAAGCGCCACGCCGATCCCTTGCTGCACGCGCTGGAGCAACTGCTGCAGCTGTCGCGGGCACGCTTTTCCGTCAGCGAATTCATGGACCTGCTGGAAGTGCCGGCGGTGCGCGAACGCTACGGCATCGCCCAGGACCAGCTGCCCCTGCTGCACGCATGGATACGCGGCGCCAACATCCGCTGGGGGCTGCACGATGCGCAGCGGCAGGCGCTGGGCCTGCCCGCCAGCGGTACGCCGGCCGCGCAGAACAGCTGGCTGTTCGGCCTGCGCCGCATGCTGCTGGGCTATGCGGTGGGCGCGCGCGCCGCGAACTGGCAGGGTATCGAACCCTATGACGATATCGGCGGCCTGGACGCGGCCCTGCTGGGGCCGCTGGTCGCCATCGTCGACAGCCTGGAACGTAGCTGGCGGGAAATGTCGTCGCCGGCGCCGCCGGCGGTATGGGGGGAACGCCTGGCCGCGCTGCTGGAGCGCTTCTTCCAGCCCGGCGAAAGCACCGATGCATATACCGTGCAGCAGTTGAACGCGGCATTGCGCGAATGGCTGGACGTGTGCGCGGAAGCGGGCCTGGAAGAAGACCTGCCGCTGTCCGTGGTGGCGGAACACTGGCTGGCGCGGCTGGACGAAGGCGGCCTGTCGCAACGCTTTTTCGGCGGCGCGGTCACCTTCGCCACGCTGATGCCGATGCGGGCGATCCCGTTTCGCATCGTCTGCCTGCTGGGCATGAACGACGGCGAGTACCCGCGCATCCGCATGCCCATGGACTTCGACCTGATGGCCTACGACTATCGGCCGGGCGACCG encodes:
- a CDS encoding LysR family transcriptional regulator, translated to MIRLDDLTLFVRAAALGSFSHAAREVDLLPGQVSAAIKRLEAELGIRLFARSTRSLRLTAEGEQYLPYAVGALDTLREGGERLQPCDAALQGTLQIAAPSDIGRNLILPWLTGFRRQHPGLVLRLYLSDQITDVFRDPVDVALRYGRVGDASFVALPLAPANRRVLVAAPDYLARHGRPHSVDDLAAHACLVYMMHGRPYDKWRFGEGDGRRTVAVSGPMQCDDGDAVHRWALAGQGIAYKSWLDVGADVRAGRLEVILPHVAGEPAPLNLICPHRKQFSPAVRLLHAGLREVCEPLAEGMPAIAGE
- a CDS encoding branched-chain amino acid ABC transporter permease, which encodes MQLLSALITGISLGSMYGVVALGFTMTYAVSGTVNFAQGSSVMLGAVLCFAFSQSVGAPMWLAVPLALAVCAVYGMAVEALAVRPFASRGSNAWLMSTVALGIVLDNVVMHTFGKEPRSLPSPLVGEQISLGGVGLGVYALHLVIPAVGLAMAAALHVVSRRTRWGKALLAVAQNRDAARLMGIPIRRAITASFALSTCFAGIAGILIAPLFNVSAEMGTLFGIKAFAVAILGGIGSAWGVMAAGLLFGIAEALIVTYIGSGYTQIITFGLVIVLLAMRPDGLLGQAGVRKV
- a CDS encoding ABC transporter substrate-binding protein, translated to MIRPSRRTFTAATAAIMFGLGWLPAVQGAEPIKIGLVAALSGQSALSGEAITRGLQTAIDEINAQGGLLGGRQLVLVRRDDESNPAKGVTAARELIYREKVAVFFGGIDTPVALAIAPLANQAKVPFMNPWAAGTAITRNGADPNYVFRVSAVDELVDKGMLAYAQKTFHTSKFGLLMINNPWGESNQKGLVAALKEKGMAPVASEKFEATDVDIVPQLTRLKAAGADTIFLVANVGPAAQVVKSMDRMGWKVPVVSHWGVAGGRFTELGGPNASNVHFVQTYSFYGKLSPVGEQVVKELKAKYPDIKQPSDITPAVGVANAYDGMRLTALAIAKAGSTDGDAIRKGYYAIDQYQGLIKTYSHPFSPTQHDALTENDYVWAQFIDNRIVPVGMKP
- a CDS encoding polysaccharide deacetylase family protein, with translation MVSRFDKPATHDRFDYSPIHQRPDYHWPGGARLAVYLGFNIEHFAFGEGLGAKLGAALAEPDVLNYSWREYGNRVGAWRCLELFDALGFPAGIIANTSVFDHCEGLIEACMRRGDELIGHGHTNSDHQSTLSEDQERALLEHCRDRIAALGGRADGWLSPWIAESRVTTDLLAETGYRYTLNWAHDDQPVRMRTRGGQRFWSIPYPQELNDIPMIVARQMDAKDFAGMIVDNFDEMRRQSRRQPLVMGIALHPYLVGQPYRLLHLRRALEHIARARDDGDIWITTPGAICRHVDALP
- a CDS encoding GntR family transcriptional regulator, which produces MTAATRKSAAPRPRGRPKVRPARLVSARAAARGDEQANDGEERVYQAVLQSVLGQRLKPGTKLPEAALCELFGVGRSLVQRVLQRLARDHVVELRPNRGAVVAVPTPEEVGKLFEARRALEAAIVPLVVLHATRADYAMLRRHLRQEHQAMRRSGQAQWALLASAFHTKLAELSRNPLLQRYLMETVSRCALVVAIYQPPGNATCEHDEHAHVVDLIERGETAAAVRAMDQHLRDLEAHINIVTETVSASLADMLGLA
- the recC gene encoding exodeoxyribonuclease V subunit gamma — its product is MSRPSPPSLPPGLIVIHSNLSESLRDVLVGWTRAHPLGPLEREVVLVQSSGIAQWLKLALAADPADGAAGGGAGIAAAFEFLLPSRFLWRAYRAVLGAAAVPEVSPFDKPRLMWRLLRLLPEVMDQPVYAPLRRFLRDDADCRKRYQLAERLADVFDQYQVYRADWLAAWASGRDTLPRDGGADQPLPPSQRWQAALWRAVLDDVKALAAPIGAAPSSDGRAAVHDAFLRRAAAWPDDTPVPGLPRRIIVFGISTLPRQSLEVLAVLSRWTQVLMCVNNPCEHYWADIIEGKDLLRAGQARQRRRGGSPARIDDNELHLHAHPLLAAWGKQGRDFIGLLDEHDSADARERLAAALGGEARRLDLFESAGDDTLLRQLQDDIRDLRPLRETRARWPGVDPGRDASIRFHVAHSRQREVEILHDQLLAAFDQDATLRPRDVIVMVPDIEAYAPHIQAVFGLHDRDDARAIPYTIADRVKRHADPLLHALEQLLQLSRARFSVSEFMDLLEVPAVRERYGIAQDQLPLLHAWIRGANIRWGLHDAQRQALGLPASGTPAAQNSWLFGLRRMLLGYAVGARAANWQGIEPYDDIGGLDAALLGPLVAIVDSLERSWREMSSPAPPAVWGERLAALLERFFQPGESTDAYTVQQLNAALREWLDVCAEAGLEEDLPLSVVAEHWLARLDEGGLSQRFFGGAVTFATLMPMRAIPFRIVCLLGMNDGEYPRIRMPMDFDLMAYDYRPGDRSRREDDRYLFLEALLSARDRLLISWVGRSVRDNTPRPPSVLVGQLRDHLAAGWRLARAGLDADADADGAIDADADSDAGIFPPAMPQPDEALLAALTTEHRLQPFSPAYFSDPSSAFFTYAREWRGGGDHAPPMRALPPMAREEPLTLRELADFVRAPVDAFFKQRLQVSFMLEDAATEDVEPFVPDALEQWQLQDALIRAQSRALETGGDFLASREAEAARIARAGMLADGAFGALTAQDLIAPLDDMAERYGKALARWPHAVQREFPVTVSGAGGAPALEDTLGAFRRDDDGQYCRLLVDSSSLIPKGKYRAARIVPHWVAHVAAQLAGDPVTTVVVSKAGDVVFPPLARRQAMRCLRAWLRGWQAGMSRPLPLATATAFEWLTRHPTPPELDAPDAAAQEASLAGPGDDGGEDDTVPQAWDGPDGDGIPALLAAPAGQAARKVYEGAAEQRGEVDGSPYLRAVYPDFASLARSGEFFALAQGWLRLMRASLYADRNKGKTTAAGQETDHA